In the genome of Erpetoichthys calabaricus chromosome 18, fErpCal1.3, whole genome shotgun sequence, the window ttttccaatgctgtacctgtcctggtgtgtatataaacatctgaactccagtttctgtatgacATCTTGTCcgaagaaggggactgagttgcctcgacagcttgcatattgtaatcttttagttaaccaataaaaggtgtcattttgcttgacttctcactacatccttaTTGTGATAACATTTGTATCACACCCCCACTTAAAAATCCATTTATCAAGAATACCAGCTTTATCTTGtatgtaaagaaagaaaattgggCTTGGATTTCACGATGTAACTTCGCTTGATACAACCAGGCCCAAGTATTTATAGTGCAGCTTGGCAATCATGAAAATATAgtcaagtgccttgagcatgggaaagatgctatataaatgaaatgtattattattattattaagattggAGCATTTTTAGATCTTTAGttaaaacacaaagctctttaagGTTATGCATGCAAAATATAAGCCACAGTACTGGGTTATgaaatttaataacaataatatatattCTGTTGCAGACTAAATATGGCAGATGCACTAAGAAAGCTACACGTCCCCGTTATTGTTATCCTTGATGCAGCAGTTGGGTAAGCGTTAATCTTATTTAATATCCATAAGTGAATGAgtaaataaacttaaatgaaCTAATACCAGTGGATAAAAGCAAATAGGAAGATTGAGTCTGACAACTTTACTAAGCACAAGTCAATTTTATCTTTTGAGCTATGGAGACGTATGGAGCCAGGAAGGAGTAATAAGTCGAAGCTAAAGCAATGCTTTTCAATTTACCTATCTTTAAAAGCTCTTATGGTGTAATACAGATGGAAAAAAGAACTTAGTAAATTATATTAACAGTCGTGATCCAGCAGAACGTGTCGTTTTTATGCCTGTTTTGCAGGTATgtgatggagaaggttgatcTGGTGATAGTGGGAGCTGAAGGAGTTGTAGAAAGCGGTGGAATTATCAACAAGGTATTTGTGATTAAAAGGTTCAATTTGCAGATGCTCTGTCATTTTCTTAGTATTTCCCCTCAAGAATGTAATATTAGGAGACATTAAGGCATCGTTAGAAAAaagctgtatatatttttttaataaatatttacacatttaaatCTCACTCTCATCCCAGTGCTAGTAGCAGATTAAATCATCACAGTCAAACTAAAAGTTCACATATTCTgtttaaatattagaaaaaagaaattaagctAGTATGATTGCCTGAAATAGAAACAAATTCGTCTATTGTTGTCTGCTTTAACAAAAATGTGTCCGTCTTTCACTTCCAGTGTGTATTGCTGTTCACTCGCACCACACACCATCTCTGTTCTTAGTTTTGCACTGTGGCAAACTGTCAGTGGTCAGCCACGAGACCACAATGTCTGGCCTCTAGTGGTATCCTTACAGTGTGAGCGAACAGAAGAACCGCAGCACTTCTGTACAAGTTTGATCGGGACTCGTTTGATtcgaattcattttctttttcagattggTACTTACCAAATGGCAGTGTGCTCCAAAGCACACAACAAGCCTTTTTATGTGGTCGCAGAAAGTTTCAAATTTGTCCGACTGTTTCCACTCAATCAGCAAGATGTTCCTGACAAGTTCAAGGTAAAAACACCCAAAaagttgttaaaatgtttaaatatgatTCATTGGACCACCGTTTCTTCTTTggaaatgaataaagaaattggaCTTTATCTAAAGTGTGACATTGTGAACACTCAGTTCTAGGTGTGAATCAGTTTATTCATCATTCACTTTACTTCTCTTTCAGACTCGAGCAGTGgcaaaagaaaaatcacataCCATTATACTAAGTGACAAATGGCTACCAAAGATGTGTCACTCCGtattctgtttattatattaaatCTACATATTACAGATTTCTCTGCATTGCAGTTTGACTGATAAAACACTTTACACCTGTATGATCTGACACATTGATTTGTTTTGCTCACAAAGTTGAAAACTTTTAAAGGGTTAGAAATGTGTAAATATGATATAAATGTGGTAGAATGCCTCCctgatgtttattttcctttcattttagtaCAAAGCTGATACGCTAAAGAAGAGCAACAATCTTGCTGAGGAGCATCCAATGATTGATTACACCCCGCCATCCCTGATTACGCTCCTCTTCACAGATCTGGGTGTGCTCACTCCCTCCGCCGTTAGTGACGAACTAATCaaactttatttgtaaaaatacagatattattaataaagttaaGGTAATACAGcttgtgttgcttttttttttttttagaacggAAACATGAAACACTAGCCCCCTTTATAACGGCCTTTGAACCGAGGGTGCAGCTCTTCAGTTACATAAATCCACTACTAGGGCAAGTGGTCTACTTTGAGTTGGTGACACAGTGTGCCTGTAAGCACAGAGATGGCCAGGGCAGCAAATTTAacctgaaaatactttttttttgccattactTGCCTTTCAGAGCCCtcttaactttaaaaatacaatCTGACACTTGTCTGCAGTTACTTTTGTAAATAATTACACACGATCCTGCCTGGGGGAATGGGTCCTTATTGTTATACTAGAGGGGACCCTGTTTGTAATggattgtgaaaaataaaacaactccaGGTTTAAACAGACCTTTAACACCTTGTTTAACTTCATATGTACAGCATGTGTTAAAACAGACAGTGCCactaatagaaaattaaaattttaatggaatCATATTTACAGTTTCAGAATGTACTCAAGTTTCAGGGTCATTTTGGATTCTTTGGTGCTTTTCTTGCCGTCACTTGCCTTTCAAAGTCCTCTTcacttatttttccctttttcaactTTTTTAGTAGCCTTGTATCACTAAGCAGTTCTTCCAtatcatcatcctcctcctccatgtCTGAGCCCTGgatgtttaaaaacagtttttaagttTACTTTTTCACCAGGATAGTCTTTAAGTGCTATAACATTTCTATATAAAATCAACTTAATGCTGCCTTCAGATAAAATATTTAGCATAATAACAAAATCCTTGCACGTCAAAGCTATTCCTAATCTTTAAAAAGGAATGCTCCACCcaaaaaggaattttttttatgttacattcCCCAAGTACTTTGTAATAATTGCTGAGAACATAttcatctttaatttttattgGGTACAGAGATGTTTGTTATAATAGACCCCCAAGGGAAACCAATTCTATACCATGACAAATGATGCGAGAAACATCcatgggaaaaagaaaatctcACATTGCTCATGTCGCACAATGCACATCAATCCACATGTCCTAATCCGGTTGTATGCTCATAACATgcacaacatatgcattttttgctaaaattttgttgaaggatatgtaattaaatattttgatatttgaaatattttgtgatgttaccTGTGTGATCATCAGGGGTTTCCAGTCTATCAGACACACTCACTCAGGCAACCGAGCCATGTTTGATCAGGTACCATTCCCCCATGGGCCTAAAAGAGCCAACAGGAGGCCCTTTCTGCTGCCTCTGATGTTCCTGATTGCTCTTCTCCCCATCTCTCTCTAGTGATGCCAAGTATGCTGAAGGCTCTACAGAATGACTGTCCTGCAGACAACCTCAACCAGCTTACATCGTGCCTTCCAGCCCTGCTAATGGCAGTCCAGCACAAGATCCTCACGGTTGTCTTGCTTCCTCATAAGGGCCTCCTGCACTTGGTCCTCCTGTGGGACTGTCAGCTCCAAGAGAACAATACTTTTTGTTGTTTCCGAGACAAGGAGGATGTCTGGCCTCATGACGTTGAGGCACTGTGCCACTGAAATACCAGTTGCCTCTCCTAAATGAACAGGAATCTGCCAAACCCAAGAAGTTTCCAGATACTTACAGAAAATACAGCAGACTTCATAAACAGGAAACGCAAGTCACATGGGACGGACGTTCTGAATTGAAGAGAAGACTCTTAACCAATGAAGGGGGAGGGGTGGACTATCACTTCAAAATGTGAATCCCATGTGACTTGCGTTTCCTATTTCTGATGCATGCAAACATTTCAGGAAGTAActaaaatattttaggaaaaaatcCATGTGTTGTGCATGTTAAGAGCATACGATTGGATAAAAGGAATGTGGATTATGCATGAGATTTTTTTGTTTCCCACATCATTTGGCATtttacagcattggtcactactGGCTTCtattaatacaaaacatttttgttgcCATTCTCcacaaaacattattttcatcGCTACAAACAACTTGCGATAAGTAAGGTCAAAAAAGGGTTGGAGTATCCCTTTAAATACAAACTCCGTTTATCTCCTAAACACAACACTAAAATGAGCTACTAAATAAATCGGCGTGAAGAGTGGCACTCACagcttgtctttttcttttttccgcaTTCCTTTTCTTCTTGTCCTTCTTCAGCTTTTGCTTTGACCAGGCCTTATTCTTCAAAAAATTCTTTTTGACTACCGTTGGCTTTTCTCTGTCTTGTATTTCTAACAACATCTTCTGtctttgcttttctctgtttttatctttatattgGATAGAATTTGTGTCAATGGCTTCCGGAATAAAGTCTGGTaaattttttccttttaactCGGGCATCTTTGGCAGTTTTAGTAGAGCAAATCCACGTGCTAGAGCTGCAAAGTCTAGATctgtaaaatacatttgaaaaatcaaaacTGTAGCATCAGTCCTTCATAACAGAAAGGTCAGCCCTTATTCATAAACGCACTATAAAGAAGACCCTTCTAGTTAACATCTGGGGAaagcaatttatacaaaaataaaatactgcaagAGTCAAAGTAATAAAGCAggtatagaaaatagaaaatacacaTGTAACACCTGAACAACACATATAGAAAAtaagctaaaattaaaaaaaggagacAGACAGTGGCCAGCCAGACAGAGTAAAGGGTATCATGCTTACGTCAACAGAGTCATTTTCAAAAGGCCAGTTTCCCACACAGCTTGCACACCTACCCTTTATTCTGAAGATAAGGCTGCACTCGTGCTTGGCATAGGCCTGCACATAAGAAACAAAGGCCTTCATTCCCTTTTCAAACATGGCTCTGTCAGCCTTGGCCATTGCCTTCAACTTGGGGAGGACATCCACTATATCTTTCAAAGGCTTCATCTCCTGCATTGGGCACTGACCATAGATAAAAACATTAATACAGTTATTatcagagatttaaaaaaagcaaaacagacaCACCTctctatactaataaaaaaaacttaggtcCAGACGTGATCTTGTcggaagacactttaacgtcccgtgagacaaaaggacagctgctatacaggctttttgtgaatttcccatcgggattaataaagtatctatctatctatctatctatctatcttttaaatgatcgacacgcagcgcgacaagcagaacacgcagctcgtcagcagcaaggcagcagcagatccgtccgcatctccttagcgtgtgttcaggcATCCCCCCCAAAACACGAGTGGCAGATATGCAAAGCGTGCCCCAGGGATGGGGTTTGGTTCAGCAAAGTGAGCAGCCTAGTACAAGAAAGAAATATGCACACCCCAAGACATTTTTTCTCTGAAAGAAATAAagattttatgttcatttaaacaTAAACATCCTGCTACACTTACATTTTATTGcccattttataatttaaatacatatacatgcaaatttcacaagttgaGTGCACCCCACATTTGCCACAAATGTGCATCAAGTGCAAATGATTAGTACCTTACTGGAAAGTACCTTATCTGAACTTGTCTCAGCTTTAAATAAgacatttattttagtttgctATTTGCTCAAAGTGTCTGCTATCATCATGCTGACCTCTAACAAACTCTCTGAAGCCTTCACAAAGAAGACTCTAGATGACCTAGGAGTCTGGGAAGGGATTCAAAAAGACCCCCAAACATCTGGAACTCAAACATTTCACTGGCTGGAAGAACATCTACAAGTGGATATTTCAAACTTAGAGCAGAACTTAGGGTGCTGAAAAAAGCCTCTAAGAACACCACAAATTCATCACAAGACTTCCAGGTAGCTTTTGCCACTGCTTATGTCAAAATGCTTGAGCCTACCATTAGAATGTGGCTGCACAAATTACATCTACATGGACGCTGTGCCAGGAAGAAACAGAAATATCGTCATGGCAAGACTACACTTTGATCCTGAACACCAAGGCAAAGACCAGGACTTGCTGAACAATGTTCTTTGGGCGCACAAGGCAAAGAGAGATTTCTGGCTACAGTACGAGAagacatgtttggtgaaaacTAAAGACAGCACTGGACCTGAAGAACTTGAAACCAACTGTAAAGCATGACGGTGGAAACGTTCTGGTTTGTGGCTACTTTGCTGCATCAGTGAATATGCAGCTCATCATTATGAATACAATCATTGTACCAGATTGTGCTTGAGAATAATATGAGATCACCTTTCAGAATACTGAAGCTCAACTGAAACTGGACCTTGCagtatgacaatgaccctaaacattcCAGTAAATCCACTAAGGAATGgctgaaatgaaagaaatggaCGGATCTGGAATGGTCATGTCAAAGACCTGATCCAAACTCCACCGAAATGCTGTGCAGGGAATTGAAACATCacaaagctgaaagaattctgcatggagtgGGAACAAAAACATTCTCCCAGTCGATGTCAGAGAGTGGCAGAAACTCACAGGAAACGCAGACTTGAGCGGGCAGAACCAGAAATCACAACCAAGGGTAGATTTAGATTTTACAGAGAAGTAAAATGGTcaatttttcattgaataaattatgtcaaaatcaattttttttcccagtttacatcaactttatctaaagatacagtttaaatgaagatcaaacctTGTTATGTCCAGAAATgttaaaaacgaaaaaaaaaaaaaaatttcacgaGGTGTACATACCTTGTCACCTAAATGTATGAAAGATGATGCACGGCTGCTTGAGAATTatacttctttaattttttttagtatgaGTAACTGGTTTAATTAAACTTGCCATTTTCAGAAATAATACATTCATATCTATAATTCTAACTATTGTTAAAAGGAATTAGCTAAGTAAGAATTGGATAAAGAGCAAAGATTAAAGAACATTTTGATTCAAAAGCTGGGGGCACTTTGCATAGCACTGCGCTGATCACATTCTCAAATTCTCATTCTTTTTTCCAGGCCAGTTTTGTCTGCTCTACGTGTTGCCACATCACTTCTGCCTACTTgacatgtgctttttttttttttttaggactgTAAGCACTAGTATGAATGATAATTTCATGGTAAAAATGTGATGGACAGGCACCtctgtccagggcttgttcctgccttgcacctaatgttTGATGGGATAGAATAAAGCTTTAGGCCTAGGATATGTATGGATGCATGggtgttaaaatttaaaaaaagaattacaataaGGGTGCTGAAATTTCCAAGCAGCATGGTATAcaagttttagaaaaaaatactgtAGTTTTATAATTTTGCTTAAAGAGTAAATTATGTTGTTAAGCGGGAGAGTGTTGGGTCAACTAAATATACATGAAATGTTTTTGTGGTGAGGCTGCCACTAATGCAGTTTCCATTTACTTTAGAGTAGAGGAGAACACTCCGGAAGACTACGGAGACCACTTCCTGTCTCGATGGTGCTAGCTCCACGCTTTCCTCTTCCTCTGCTACTTGACAGCCCCCATATATGAAGCTGGCGTTCATTTGGAACTTAGCTTCCTACGAAGTTAGACCTTAGTCTCCTCTGGAAGCTACAACAACAAATACATCACAAGAGACATCTTCAAGCTTCCTTTTGCTCTCTTTACTAAATCCAACCTGGACATTAAACAGGGTGTCCTGTTTAGCCCTAACTTTTCTTTAGTCTATTTCCAGTTTGTTCACAAGGTATTCATTTGATTTTTGCTCGCTAATACAGCTCACCTTCATTGCTTGTATTTACCTTTTGATTGATTGAAAGGAAATTGATGTAGGTTTCTTCCATTGGAAGGAGGAACACAAGAGCATTGCCTGTATTGCCAATGCGAGCTGTCCGCCCACATCGATGAACAAATGCactacaaaaagaagaaataaagtgaAAAGCAGACATTATTTTGGCACTAAAATGTCACCTTTTCAAATCTTTATATCACAAAAGAAAACAGACTGAAAGTGGGATATACATACAAGCAATTTCAAATGTGGAAATCTACAATGGTGCCGAGATTTGAAACTAAAACAATTTTACATAAAGTTAAATTCCTGCCTTTATGGAGTGCTCTGGCTATATCCCTTCTTTAGGCACCATGCAGCATTTGAGGAACTTCGGATAATCATTCCATGTCACTTTTGGAAAATTTTATTAATGCACATATAGTACACTACCTGCTTGTTTTGAAAATTCCTTGACCAGAGTGCTAAAACGAACAACAGTGTGCCTGACTGACACCGAGCTACTActcttaaattatataaaatcagtaacggcatactgcacaATATCGTgtagtaaatacacttgacttgacattcctagttttcatcctctttctctatacgtttatcatttgtttgctcagaggttgatgcgcttgctgtttcctcagcagctcttctttcctccaccctagaggcccacttcttctcttctttcatcagcatctttttgcattaaaactgattaagtcagtttttgtgttgcaattacttagtacattttccttaatttttcacttaagctggcacttcagtcttcaatctgcctcaagaatgatttaagatatgaagaggcaggggaagtgacagtgaaggtggtagggatgagaacagtacCCATATGCATGCAgcgcacagccaccctgctcactGCAGCAGACAGTTGttactacattaaaataaaataaaaagagtaataaaaatcatcacctcgaaagcgGATAGACGACGTcacaaattttaggtcaatagttcaaacggtttgcgagcgacaggtgatttacaatcctggacagacaaacggacagccacggtagcgtaatatataagaagattatCTATCTAAAGAAATGCAAGGGCAGATTCTGTGACCCCAAGTGCATCAATAGCATCACTGAGATTGGACCACTGTGCATATGCATGAATTCAAGGACACAATTGTCTAACATTAACTACGCTATACTTTCAGTTAAAGGCAGCAAGTTCCACATTAAGGGACAGATCACTGAGTGTTTCGAGGGCCCAATTCAAAACAACCATGGAAAGTGACTCTCACTACTGTGTCATGAGTGATaagcaattcaattcaattatcCTGATCAAGACGTCTGGAATGTTTTAAGTGCATCATTCCttatgttttacattatttaaaatagcATACGCTAATAAAGAAATAGACAAATAGACAGAAACTAATGTCTTCTTATAAAACACttcaaaattttaacaaaaatgtaaacgaaaataagaaaacaatataCTCCAGCCCCCCTTGAGTTTAAGTACTTCAGCTAAACAGACTGCACATTTTAAAAAGCGAGACTTTCCAAGTAGCTTTTAGACATTTCCACATGTGGACCAGTATACCTTGCACTGCTGGGTGGGTCGTACTGCAGGACCCAGTTAACTTCAGGTATGTCAATTCCTCTTGCCATGACATCTGTGCAAACCAAAATACCACTATAAAGAAGTATACAAAACAACAAGCAGAAATGTTAGTATTAAAGTCATTTACATCAGAATTGTAAGATAACATCTCAATCATGATATGTTAAAAAATCCATACAATGCACTCTCCGTTAGCATACTATATACCATatcaacaacattcatttatatagcgcattttcatacaaaagatgtagctcaaagtgatttacaggatgaaaaaaaaaagaaactatataaaaaaataaaattaggcaatactaattaacaaagaataaaagtaaggcccGAATGGCcatagaggacagaaaaaacaaacaaaaatatatctgcaggggttccaggccatgagaccacccagccccctctacgcattctatctaacataaatgatcagtcctcatggaagaatttgatgatgatagtcatgtggacctctggccttcaatccatcaatctcTTTTCTGAATCACCTTATCCATTACATCAGATGTCAgcctaattatttttttccttcacaaCACACTTGtgttattcaaataaataaattaactaagAAAGTTAATAGTTCTCTtggagcaataataataattgtacttatacAGCACCTTTATCATGCTCAATACAGTGGGTGCTAATCAAACTTGCACCTATCATTACCTTTTCAGCTGGCGAAATTCAGTGAAGATTTTGTTccgtttgtgtttcatttttccaTGGATACAGAGAATCTTAGTATTTTTAACCAGGTTTTCTAGAGCTTTCCCATAATATTCCACACAAGCACAAGTACTGAGAAAAATAGAAAGACACAGAATAAGATCTACAGAAGTGGCAAAAGTTCAAAAGAGGTAAATCTAGCACTGTCTTGCAAACAGAAGCCCCAGATCCAAGGTTTAAGTCCCACCATTGTATAACAGGCTTAAATTTTATTTGCCTTCttaagaacacaagaaatttcACAAAAGACAGGAGGCCATTTAGCCCATccggcttgtttgtttagctaataactgaGCTGCCAAAtctctcatccagatccttcttaaagattgtcaactAGATGGTTCAAGATACCCCACAACTCACTGAGTGAAGAAGGGACTCccagcttcagtcctaaatgtacttccccttaaCTTCCACTGGTGTCTCAACATATGTGACTCGCCATTCAGTCAAAAGAATTTGTCTGCATCTACTTCATTAATGCCTTTAAAATCTCtgaagatctggattaggtcccTACACAGTtgtctctgctcaagactaagcaACAATCAAATTTGACTTTAATATCCTAAAAAGGCAATTTTATCCCAAGCCTACTAATactttgcagtaataaaatgataGTATGGGGTACATTTCAGTAGCAGAAGGAAATAAACAAACCTGAAAAAGATCAAATGTTTCTCATGCTTGTGCTGTcgaaggaaagccaccagcaaaTTAAACTTCTCCTCTGTTTTACACACCTAAAAACATAATATTATCATAAATGTGAGAAAGCTGAACACATCACATATGAAATTATTACAATGTCACACAAGAACACGCCACAGCTGAAATATGCAAGTAAGCAGAAGActtgaagagaacatgcaaactccacacagacattagTCAAGCCAAAATGTGAACTTAAGACTCTGCTGCTGTaaggcagggcggcacggtggcgcagtggcaacactgctgccttgcatttaggagacctgggttcgcttcctgggtcctgcctgcgtctgcgtggatttcctctgacagtccaaagacacgcaggttaggcgcattagcgattctaaattgtccctagtgtgtgctgtgtgtgtgtgtgtgtgtgtgtgccctgcccggggtttgtttcctgccttgtgctggctgggattggctccaacagacccccgtgaccctgtagttaggatataacgggttggataatggatggatggatggatgctgtaaGGCAGTCGTGTTAAACACTGTACTGCCAGGACGGCAAACAAATGATTGGCTACTCCAAAATGCATTTAGTcaaccaacaaaaaaaattacgTTTCAGAAACATCGAAGGATAAAACATAAAACTAAGTGTAGAAAGCTAT includes:
- the ddx55 gene encoding ATP-dependent RNA helicase DDX55 encodes the protein MEGVTEGTWSSLPVTLNDSVLLALKELKFTHMTPVQSACIPLFMSNKDVAAEAITGSGKTLAFVIPIIEILLRREEKLKKRQVGAVVITPTRELAIQISEVLEHFLRHFTQFSQILLIGGSNPIEDVQKFNEKGGNIVVATPGRLEDMFRRKADGLDLASCVKTLDVLVLDEADRLLDMGFEASLNTILGYLPKQRRTGLFSATQTQEVENLVRAGLRNPVRITVKEKGAAASSTQKTPARLQNYYMVCKTEEKFNLLVAFLRQHKHEKHLIFFSTCACVEYYGKALENLVKNTKILCIHGKMKHKRNKIFTEFRQLKSGILVCTDVMARGIDIPEVNWVLQYDPPSSASAFVHRCGRTARIGNTGNALVFLLPMEETYINFLSINQKCPMQEMKPLKDIVDVLPKLKAMAKADRAMFEKGMKAFVSYVQAYAKHECSLIFRIKDLDFAALARGFALLKLPKMPELKGKNLPDFIPEAIDTNSIQYKDKNREKQRQKMLLEIQDREKPTVVKKNFLKNKAWSKQKLKKDKKKRNAEKRKRQAGSDMEEEDDDMEELLSDTRLLKKLKKGKISEEDFERQVTARKAPKNPK